The Polypterus senegalus isolate Bchr_013 chromosome 11, ASM1683550v1, whole genome shotgun sequence sequence TATACTAGGTTCCAACATCTCAAAGTCTTCCTATGTTGTTTTCTATTAGTTTGAATTATTATGTAATAAGTAATTAAAGGTTTGTATGATGCTTTATAATGAGGAGTGCCGACTCTCTGGGGCAGTTTACTTTTGCTACTGCTaaggaaagagaaataaaaaaattgtggtcTGAGACATGATTAACTCAGAAATCACAGTGCCACTACCTCACAGTTTCAAATCATGTGTACCTACTACACAATATAGACAGAAGGCTATGAGGTCTATAAATTTCACCTGTATGAGAATGTTTTATtgtaaatgaaaggcaaaaataaaacaaagtcacaAATCAATTTAACTAGACATGAAAATGTCCCAATATGCTAAAGAAGAGGATCAGCTATGGCTGTACCCTTGCAAAAGTGTGGACGTCATACCCAGAGTTTCCATAATTGGTTTTGCCCCTGTTGACTTTACTTAGAAGCaaggatggataaataaattgtGGTTTACAGTTTGCTACTTTAAAATGGCTTTATTCATCAGAGTGAACCTCGTGACACTATCAGACAGTATTACCACCTTAAAATCCATGAGCAGATTCAGAATGGGTCCCATTTTTGCTAAAGAAATCAGATACCCAGATTGGCCATGAAAATCTTTACTGGTACACCTGTAACCGAACTATCATTTTAacagcagaacaaaaaaaaaaaaagtacactgaACTTTGCAAATAACCTcataaagaaacatttatattaaGCAAAAGATTGTTACTTAGAGAGAAGTGGGCTATAAATGTTCATAGCATTATTTACCATCGATAAAATACCAAATGTATACTTCTAAAGCATTAAAGAAAATGActgatgtattttaaaacatttatcaaaCATATGGAAGATTTCTGACTCACAGCACTGAGTGACAGCTCCAGCAGTTGTAAGATCTCGATACTCTCTGTACATGTTGTGGGTGCCGCTACGAGAATCGTAACGTAGCCAGATGCCAAAATTCTTCACCTTCAAAGGGGATTTCTCATAAAcctgtaaataaatgtaatatttttcacaCTATGCACTAATACAGGAAACCCTATTTCAAAATACTTACAAATTACTAATGGTGTACAAAATTAAAAGCAATTccacacaaaaaaacaagcaCATCAATACccaaaattgttcattttaactCAGTGGGttgcaagagagaaaagaaaaaaaaaaaaaaaaaaaaacactactcaagaaaggccacatcaAGTCTTGCTTGAGTTTTGCCAACCATGAAGATTGTAAAAAGGTGTTATGGTCCAATAAGACCACATTGGAACCACCTGGCCTCAACACCAAATGGTACACCTGGAGGAAGCCCAAACAGCTCACCATCTAAAACACAATATATCTACGGTAAATCATGTGGGGATGTTTCTCTGCAAAAGGGACTGAGGCACTTGtcagggtagaaggaaaaatggataggATAAAACTACTGTCAAAttcttgaagaaaatctgctgcCCCATGCCAGAAAGTTGAATAGGGGAACAAGGTTCACATTTCaaaatgacaatgacccaaagcatacagcaaaattgaccacgcAATGGCTGAAGGAAACAATTAATGTCCTTGTGTAACCTAGTCAGAATCCTGACTAAAAATCTATTGTAAAATCTGTGGAATGATATGATGTTTTACAGTCCACAAACAGTCATCATACAATTTGACTgagcttgaacagttctgtatAGGCAAGTGGGCAAATAAAGTTGGTACAGAAGTATCCAGTCAGACTCATGGCTGTAATTAAAGTAAAAGATAGATCCACAAGGTACAGTTACCATGATGGGATTTGGGTGATCCTTTATCAATTCAATCTAtcagtttatttttctgaaattatGTTTATGTATCTTTGTCTTGGATGTTACAGGTTGCATTGTGCGTTTGCATTTTAGGCTGTAAAGCAgggtttttcaaccagtgtgcctCAGCACTGTATTGTGCCCTGAAAATAGTGTAGTGCAGTCTGGGTCTGATCCTGTGAGGGACAGGCTCTGCAGGTGGTCAAAACCTGTCTGAGGAAGACAGGAAAACCAGAAGGAGCTTGCATAAAAGCAGCTCTCAATCACTATGTTAAAGCACTTTGGACATGTCTCCTCAATCCTACGGTCCATCtgcccgagtgtgtggtcgtcaGTGGGCCTCACAGTGGATAGTGGGCATACAAGTTGACTCGGAGGCAGAGAGGGGTGGGCAAAGGAatgaagcagctgggagatgccacCGAAGTGCTCAATAAGTGCTAGGTCTGTCAATTCTGATCTCTAAACTGCTTTTTTTACCGGCTTCTCTGGTAATCCCATCCCTTTGGACAACTGAGTATGTGTGTGAGATTTTGggtttgtggttagtaaaatagtggtgtgccttAGGAAGGTTTTGGCTacaaagtgtgccaccacagaaagaAAGCTGGGAAACAGTGttgtaaagcaacaaaatgttTTCAAGGGGGCAATTATTTTCTATTCTGTACAACATTGTAACAATAGcagcataaaacactaaataaagtaaTACAGGAAACAAAAAGCTTTAAATTAGAACAGACAATAAACCAggaaagaaatacaaaacattacaaaaaaccCTGAACAAATAATTGGTGGTACAAATACAAATCGTACAACAAATCATGTTAAGCACCTGGACAGGAGGGCTAAACTAAAAGAGTCAGAATGTCAGGACAAGTTAAATGCTTtcctgaaaaaaacaaatttgaagatgttttattttaaaagaaagaacacaTTAATTCAGCTAATCTCATTATTTAAAGTGGttgttccaaagtctgggtgcaaGAGAACTGAAGATGGCTTAAAATTGTGTGTTCTGTGATTTAAATCAATTAgtaagaaagaaacatttttcccgGTAAAAGCATTAGGATTTTCACTCATTTTTCCCACATCAATGCACATTCAGTTCCAACTTGCATATAAAGTGGGTTTcatgtaaaacaaaatgtattttcaaccAATGGCACATTGTAAATGTTAACACTGTTGAAAGGATTTATATGCTAAATGCTCTATATACTAAACTTAAGTTGGGTCTGTTAAGATTTTCACAATGTTACAGCAAAGACTCACCTTAATTGGGAAAACATGCTTGAACTCCGAAAGCAGTGTTATAATAAAATCAAGTACTCTGACACACTACAAATTACTTTCTTTCAAACTGAAGCTGAAAGCACTTCATGGCGAATTTATACAACTTTTAGAAGTCACAAACTGATATAATCAAATAAAAAGTGGTGCAGCACGAAACCTTCACAAGAAATCATTTAAACTTTGTTACATTTTTCGTGAGCCCCCTTCACCCAGAATAGATAAAAGTTCATCCCCAAGTAAGCTATAGTGAAGCTCTGTTGTCAAAAGAAAAGGCAGACACAttccaggaaaaaggaaaaaaaaaaaaaccctcatgtTTCATTAATAATGAACTACGTATCTGAGAACAGAACAGTCAACACACTTTATGTACGAATGTatactttcttaaaaaaataagttaaaggcTGACAAGCAATTGAAGGTAGTGTACAATCAATTACGTTCATAtccaaaaaaatacaaagcactAAGATATCAATTATTGGATCGCAGCTGTACTAAAAATAACTCATCTCACACATACCAACCCAGATTTAAATATTGATCATGTACCAAGGTGTGTTAAATTCCTAAacagagtacagtgatccctcgctatatcacgcttcgactttcacggcttcactctatcgcgattttttttgtcatacacgattacgtcactacgcatgagctttctgagaacttttatctaagccctatgatggctcctaaacgtgctgctttttctaagccttctgacaataaaactaagcgccggaggaagatgcttactatccaggagaaggtgaaactcttggatatgatcaaagatggcaataccctacaaaagcctcctcacgcatatgaaaagacagtgccagcaactgcctatcaagatgttcttcagccgcgcacccagacacccactgcctactcctagtactccttcagcggaagaaaacaaagcacctgctgaagatactgcatcACCTCTGaaaactctcctactgaggtcgtgccttcataggttagtggctgtgtgcaattaaatgtacagtacaataattacTATAGAAAagtggttgggattgtccttcctgTGAGTGCAAAGGGTAGCGGTATTCCAATTATTACAGACTAgctacttgtggcttgaggtacgaagcaacgtgatgtgagcagagttctggtgctgtcaccgttcccttgcttttgtgcgatgcgctggaaaaatagacaaaattatgtcttaggaaataattaatgttgatggagtacaaatgcctcaccgcgtagtaaatatcaggggatatggtgcttgcttattctcatctatagcttatttagtgcatgaaactctgtctttagcggtacagattcgggctgacattgtacaactttggacaggcacttgaggtgataaaaaaaaaatgttatgaatgggcactttgatgttctcattctctacacttacatgcctgatgtacacatggagcgcacaaaaattgaggataaaagtcggtcgccttaaaaggcgagtgcgcctagtaatatgatatttttctaacgtctaatatgtcttattttctcttattttgtctaatatattgggtaatacgagtgtaatggtgactaaagggtgttatttcatgtctagagggctctaatgttaaaaaatgtatttagaaggtcgtaaacaggttttctatactctaactgcgaaaatattcgatttataaataaagaatcctacttcgcgaaaattcatttatcacagtagagtctggaacggattaaccgtgataaacaagggttcactgtattCCAACCTTACTGTAGATTGTTTAAATACTCAAAATCAATTTCCACAGATACATGGAGAATAATTCAAAGTACTAAATCTATTAAGCTGGCAATTCTTTGCTAGTACAGCTTCAAGTTTAAGTATAGTCAAATAAAAACTGATGAATTAACAGCAATACGGTACAGAAATGTAAAGCcaactttaatataaaaaaatcaggaCTATTAGTCTTTCATGACCAGAGTACTAATGTTGTATCCAGCTAATTTTCACCCCAATTAACTGTACTTATCTTTACAGTTTATTCTGAAAAAGAAATGTGATATATAGGTATTACAACAGAACAGAGTTTTCCCAAATTAAAATTTggctccttttttaaaaatgtcaaaccCTGAATTCACTTTCAACTGCACATCAGCATGTGAAAGGCGACAAGGTACCTTTTTTTGTCTGCACAGTAAGCAAGATCACAACACATGTAATGATCTTTGGGTTTTGTGTGCATTCCATACATTTAGCCCCCGTGTGAAAGACATACAATGTCAAAACGTCttgaatataatgaaatattagcAAATCTCTGCAATACTTTACCTGCCCACAGTAGACAATTtcccctgaagccttcttcattTTTCTTAACTGTGAAACAAAGTACCAGAAACGGGACTTTGCAACCACATGGTTGGGGGCAAAAATGCGCATACGATAGAGAGGTGGAGTTGGTTTCTTGGGTGAAGGCAAGAGACGCCCAATTACCTTGTACTCCCGAAGCtaaggaataaagaaaaatatttaatattttctagaatcaaacagaatttcaaaatccATCTTTCAACAGCATGTCATTTCAATGACTTACTCAGCACAggcaaaaaatgagaaaaaagaaagctaaaattatgaaaaacttGTAAAATACAATTAACtgataataaaaatgagaaatgacAGAGCCAACAGGAGACCCATGGCTGGCAAACTCAGAGCCTGGAAGGCTGAAGCAGCTACCGGGTATCAGTCCAAACTACTTTAATTAGTAGACAATCACTGCTGCTGGCAATATTTAATTCATTTGTCTTAAATCcgacttatttttaaaattcagcgCCTTTAACAGCTCCAATACTGAGATGCAAAGCCAGAGCCTAACGATGACAAGCTAACTTGATCCCACTTGCACCCCCTGTGTCCATGACATatgttttaaacaaattttttgaAAAGTGAAGTACTGCGAAATATTGATTATGTTGAGGTTGGCAAAATATTTCAATGTCGTTCTCAGGGGAAATAAGAAAAGTTTTGCAAATGCTTTTTGGCAGACAGCAATGGCAAGGCATTGAAACAGCAAGAATAACTTTCTAATATcaaaaggagcaaaaaaaaaatggaggccCTCCAGAAACTTTGACACCTGACTGACACCTTTTGGCTTAATTTTGATCTCATCTGAGTGGCTGTTGGTAAAGggggaaaggaaaaataaacaatgaagagGTTCTGAAGCTTAATAAGCAATTCAAAGAAAATGTATAGCAAAAACCATTCAGCTCGGGACGCCAACAGGTATACTAACTAAACAGATAAAGACCTTCCAAGCCCCGAACGGACATCCCTGCGCCAACCAGCAAGAGTGTTACCTTGGACTAGTTTCCATAAAATATTTCTATATAAATAAGCAGTGTTcttttatttgaaagaaaaacaaaaaaaaaacaaaatgcttacTACTGACATGTGCCACTCTAGAACAAAAAGACCATTTAATGAAGAGTAACGCGTTTTCATTAACTTTCTTATAATTAAGATATCTCATATTGGACAAATCTCGCCGGCCATGGATGAACTGATACCCAATGGTGCACACCAAATATTCTGACAGCTAGATATTCGGTTTTTCCTCCGAACACAAAGTACATGCTGGCTTAACATTTAATTCTTAAATTGCCGGTAAAACAAAACCGTGCGCACGCGCCCTCAACAGACCGAGGTTTTACGCAAATTGCTCGCCGGCGTTGAGTTTGGAAATGTTGGCAGCTTTTAGTCTGGAGATGTACGCAAACTGTCTTGTTCTCCGTGATCTCTGTAACCGTAAAAAATGGATACACAAACGGATAGACGAATTGATCTACTACACCAAATTTGTTATTTCCAATCACTGGCACTGTAATGGAACAATGATTATAATCGGCGTCGCACAGAACGAATCACGATTGTATTATATGACATATATAACCTACTATGTTTTCGTTCTAGGCGTCTTACGACTGCGTTGTGTTCTACCCGCAGAAGTTAGAACTGGCCTGCGCGTTCATAAAGCGGTTACTGAGCTATTCCGAATAGATGAGACCAtacaaatttacatttataaatgtctGTGCAAAACGAAAAAATATATAGGAAAAGGGAAAAGTACTTCAAGCTACCTATACTATTAACTCCACAGAGGTGAATTAGCAGAAAAAACGTTTCAGTGCTTCCAGCACATGGTATTTCTACTACTCCGCCATGTTGTCATCAGACACGGTGGAAGAATAAAACCGTAATTCTAACTCGACTAATACATAATCTCACCCAAACTCAATCGAACTGTCTAATATGCTGCCTTATGTAAAACCACAATTGAATATAAAGTCAGGGCTcctacagaaaacacaaaaaataaacagtacgCACAACTCCAGACGCCTTCATGGTGCCTCTATCCCGCTGCCACCGTCGAAGAGGAAGAGGCGGTGGCAACCGGTGGCCTACGTCACCTGCGCCGGAACTGAGGCGGCCTTCACCTCACGTCGCTCATTGGTGTTTAACGTCATCGTTTCTCCTACATGATTTGTCCAAACATGGTGTCAATCATTAATAGTCAGCGATGCGTTTTCGTGCAACAAAACCCGTAACTGGACAACAGTACTGTTAATGTACGAGGTTGTATCCTATGTGATCATTCTTAGGCggtgtggaatgggtggagaatagTGTCTGGAgttatttgtgacagacggatatcagcaatgaaagggaaggtttacGGGACAGcagtgaggccagctatgttatatgggttggagacggtggcactgactaaaaagcaggagacagtgctggtggtggcagagttaaagatgctaagatttgtattgggtgtgacgaggatggataggattagaaattagtacattagagggacatctcaggttggaaggttgagATACgtagtcagagaggcgagattacgttggtttggacatgtgcaaaggagagatgctgagtgtaattgggaaaaggatgataaggatagagctgccagggaagagaaaaagaggaaagcctaagagaagatttatggatgtgccgagagaggacatgcaggtggtgggtgtaacagagcaagatgcagaagactggaagatatgaaagaagaagatccgctgtggcgaccccaaaTGGCAGCatacgaaagaagaagaatacagtattagaaataaaatgtcgCCTAACGCCTTTGTCGAAATGTTAATTAAATATGACCTGTCTAAAACTGCCTAATAATCAAATTAGCTGatatttttagatatctcaacaGAACACTGGAATACATCAAAGTTCTATCGGCTCTTCATTTAAGCCTCGGAATCTGAGCATTATCTATCCAGTGCCCCAGATATCATTTCCCTAATGCTGGGGCCATTAGAATCGActcaaccaaaaataaaaaggtcatCTTACTTTAGAAACTATTAGTGACTTTCAATAATAGCCTAGAATGGTACCCAGTTGGGTCCACAGGTCGAATCCTGATTAATTAAGCCTGAACCATAAGTGTGCCGTTCAGGGGACACTACCGTGTTTTTATTCGTTTATTCTACTTAGATGAATTGTCAATAAATGGATCcatgatttatttatgtagtacTATTACATGCACTATCAAAATCGCTTTGCACAGCAAACAGGATTactatataatatagtatatagtaaTTACAATTAAATAGTTATACCGCTAGTGTAATGAAAGTGAGTATGCAAGTTTGACTGACTTGATatgatatatatgatatatgatgaGCATGTAATGGCCCTAAATTGTAGACTTGTGGGACTCAATGTAATTGCTTTCCGACGCGGGATTCATTTTCAGTATTGCAGGTGGGAGCAGGCGGTCCACACCTGTATGCGGGAGGGAGCTAGAGCTTGGGaaaattacacacacatatacactcacctaaaggattattaggaacacctgttcaatttctcattaatgcaaattatctaatcaaccaatcacatggcagttgcttcaatgcatttagggatgaggtcctggtcaagacaatctcctgaactccacactgaatgtcagaatgggaaagaaaggtgatttaagcaattttgagcgtggcatggttgttggtgccagacgggccggtctgagtatttcacaatctgctcagttactgggattttcatgcacaaccatttctagggtttacaaagaatggtgtgaaaagggaaaaacatccagtatgcggcagtcctgtgggcgaaaatgccttgttgatgctagaggtcagaggagaatgggccgactgattcaagctgatagaagagcaactttgactgaaataaccactcgttacaaccgaggtatggagcaaagcatttgtgaagccacaacacgcacagccttgaggcggatgggctacaacagcagaagaccccaccgggtaccactcatcaccactacaaataggaaaaagaggctacaatttgcacgagctcaccaaaattggacagttgaagaacggaaaaatgttgcctggtctgatgagtctcgatttctgttgagacattcaaatggtagagtcagaatttggcgtaaacagaatgagaacatggatccatcatgttatcatccttgttaccactgtgcaggctggtggtggtggtgtaatggtgtgggggatgttttcttggcacacagtaaagtggaaaactttaattctaaagtaagagctgctttTGACAtcgttgcacctgaaaagacagttaaaaaatcttctagtattgttattccatggaagacccaaacagtgtctgatttaaaaagaacatgtcgtagagctgagcgtaaatgaaGGAAAACtcaactaactatccattattatatattgaagtttaaaataacagaatacaataacacagtccgccttgagaggtgctgctatttctctaatattataaataacaatgtagtaatcccagagtcttattttctacaattgatcgtctgttaaacccaggtaacacaaaggaatgcccccagaatacttccagtgaaacctgtgagaacattgctatatttttcaatcaaaaaattaatgatattagagataacatagtatatctccccaacactgcagaacctccaaagcccggtactccattataaacaaattaaatgctttcaccaggatagatttacctgaattacatagtataatctctcaactgaaaccctccacctgcgtccttgacccaataccaacaaggtttttcaaagaaatatcaggcgtgctaattgataatattcttgacatagttaattcgtcattagatatgggggtcttcccagactgtcttaagactgctgtagttaaactcctgctcaagaaaaataatcttgacccctctgcctttgaaaattttagacccatctctaacctgcccttcttaagtaaaattctagagaaggcagtcattatgcagttaaatgaccacctcaataaacatgctattcttgataaatttcagtcaggcttcagaacaaatcacagcacagaaactgcactcgttaaagtagtaaatgacttgcgggtaaatgcagacagaggccatttatctgttctcatcctcttagatctgagtgctgcatttgacaccattgatcataata is a genomic window containing:
- the rpl18a gene encoding 60S ribosomal protein L18a; amino-acid sequence: MKASGVLREYKVIGRLLPSPKKPTPPLYRMRIFAPNHVVAKSRFWYFVSQLRKMKKASGEIVYCGQVYEKSPLKVKNFGIWLRYDSRSGTHNMYREYRDLTTAGAVTQCYRDMGARHRARAHAIQIMKVEEIAANKCRRPAIKQFHNSKIKFPLPHRVLRRQHKPRFTTKRPNTFF